One Entomomonas asaccharolytica DNA segment encodes these proteins:
- the gltB gene encoding glutamate synthase large subunit, with protein MNTGLYYPDQFKDNCGFGLIAHMQGTASHHLLKTAIQALTCMTHRGGINADGKTGDGCGLLIQKPDAFFRIIAEEQFQASLPEQYAVGMIFLSPDEQKAKTAKEQINQQILANGLKLIGWREVPTDDSVLGPLALERMPRIEQVFVTGDGLSDQAFAIKLFFVRRRAEIALIDDTDFYVCSLSGKDIIYKGLMMPADLVQFYPDLGDERMATAICVFHQRFSTNTLPRWRLAQPFRFLAHNGEINTITGNRNWALSRRNKFANPLLPNLQELDPLIDCSGSDSASMDNMLELLVTGGMDLFRGLRMMIPPAWQNVETIDADLRSFYEFNSIHMEPWDGPAGVVLTDGRYAVCLLDRNGLRPARWVTTKNGYITLASEVGVWDYDQKDVLAKGRVGPGQILAVDTQSGEMLNTEQIDNRLKVKHPYKQWLKQNALRIQATLNESQQGDASYCGEQLAQYMKMFQVTFEERDQVLRPLAEQGQEAVGSMGDDTPMAVLSQRVRSVYDYFRQQFAQVTNPPIDPLREEIVMSLETCLGPEYNIYEEAPEHANRAILTSPIISPAKWQTILNMQREGFAKEIIDLNYDPSIGLEAAIKKVVEQAEQAVRNGKSQLILSDRNIAADKLPIHAALAVGAVQHHMIATGLRCECNILVETATARDPHQFAVLIGFGASVVYPYLAYEVLADLVRTGEVVGDLYEVFKYYRKGISKGLKKILSKMGISTISSYRGAQLFEAVGLSSEITNLCFRGVPSRIEGARFIDLEAEQKLLAIEAWDTRKTIQKGGLLKFIYNGEYHAYNPDVVQLLQEAVQTGNYAKFKEYAQAVDTRPVSMIRDLFNVKALNTPLPLDKVEPIGAILKRFDSAGISLGALSPEAHEALAEAMNRLGARSNSGEGGEDPARYGTIRMSKIKQVATGRFGVTPEYLVNAEVLQIKIAQGAKPGEGGQLPGGKVNGLIARLRYAVPGVTLISPPPHHDIYSIEDLAQLIFDLKQVNPQALVSVKLVAEAGVGTIAAGVAKAYADLITISGYDGGTGASPISSIKYAGAPWELGLAETHQTLRGNDLRGKVRVQTDGGLKTGLDVIKAAILGAESFGFGTAPMIALGCKYLRICHLNNCATGVATQNDRLRKEHFIGTVEMVTNFFQFIAEDTREWLAKLGVTSLAEIIGRTDLLEVLSGETDKQANLDLSPLLANSQIKDKPQFCEVANNPPFDKGLLAERMVEMAMPAIESLSGGEFELNICNCDRSIGARVSGVVAKLHGNQGMSQKPITFRFTGTAGQSFGVWNAGGLHLHLVGDANDYVGKGMTGGKIVITPPKDSTLKTQESAIVGNTCLYGATGGKLFVAGTAGERFGVRNSGAHAVVEGTGDHCCEYMTGGFICVLGKTGYNFGSGMTGGFAYVLDLDRTFVDLVNHDLVEIQRISKETMEAYRNHLESVLDEYVAETGSTWGKEIADNLDDYIRSFWLVKPKAANLKMLLSSTRANPQ; from the coding sequence ATGAATACAGGTTTATATTATCCAGACCAGTTTAAAGATAACTGTGGCTTCGGCTTAATCGCGCATATGCAAGGTACTGCAAGCCATCATCTTTTAAAAACTGCCATTCAAGCACTTACTTGCATGACCCATCGTGGTGGCATTAATGCGGACGGAAAAACAGGCGATGGCTGTGGTCTATTAATTCAGAAACCTGATGCATTTTTCCGAATAATTGCTGAAGAACAGTTTCAAGCAAGCCTACCTGAACAATATGCGGTGGGCATGATATTTTTAAGCCCTGATGAGCAAAAGGCCAAAACAGCAAAAGAACAAATTAACCAACAAATTTTAGCTAACGGTTTAAAACTTATTGGCTGGCGTGAAGTGCCTACAGATGATTCTGTATTGGGACCATTGGCGTTAGAAAGAATGCCACGTATTGAGCAAGTTTTTGTAACAGGTGATGGACTTTCTGATCAAGCGTTTGCCATTAAACTATTTTTTGTACGTCGCCGTGCTGAAATAGCTTTAATAGATGATACCGATTTTTATGTTTGTAGCTTATCTGGTAAAGATATTATCTATAAAGGCTTAATGATGCCTGCGGATCTGGTGCAGTTTTACCCTGATTTAGGGGATGAACGCATGGCTACAGCTATTTGTGTATTCCACCAACGTTTTTCCACTAATACTTTACCTAGATGGCGTTTAGCTCAGCCTTTCCGATTTCTTGCACACAATGGTGAAATCAACACAATAACAGGTAACCGTAATTGGGCGCTATCTCGTCGTAACAAATTTGCTAACCCTTTATTACCTAACCTACAAGAACTAGATCCGCTTATAGATTGCTCAGGCTCTGACTCTGCTAGTATGGATAATATGCTAGAACTGTTAGTAACAGGTGGCATGGATTTATTCCGTGGTTTAAGAATGATGATTCCGCCAGCATGGCAGAATGTGGAAACCATCGATGCTGATTTACGGAGTTTCTATGAATTCAACTCTATTCATATGGAACCTTGGGATGGTCCAGCAGGTGTAGTATTAACTGATGGTCGTTATGCTGTTTGTTTATTGGATAGAAATGGGCTACGCCCTGCACGGTGGGTAACCACTAAAAATGGTTATATCACTTTAGCTTCAGAAGTGGGGGTATGGGATTATGATCAAAAAGATGTATTAGCTAAAGGCCGTGTAGGACCTGGACAAATTTTAGCTGTAGACACTCAGTCAGGTGAAATGCTCAATACTGAACAAATTGATAACCGCCTAAAAGTTAAACACCCATATAAACAGTGGTTAAAACAAAATGCTTTACGTATTCAAGCCACATTAAATGAAAGCCAACAAGGTGATGCTAGCTACTGTGGTGAACAATTAGCACAATACATGAAAATGTTCCAAGTCACCTTTGAGGAGCGCGATCAAGTATTACGACCACTAGCAGAACAAGGGCAAGAAGCAGTTGGCTCAATGGGCGATGATACACCAATGGCTGTGTTATCTCAGCGTGTTCGTTCAGTGTACGATTATTTCCGTCAGCAGTTCGCACAGGTAACTAATCCACCTATTGACCCCTTACGTGAAGAAATCGTAATGTCTTTAGAGACCTGCTTAGGCCCTGAATATAATATTTATGAAGAAGCGCCAGAACATGCTAATCGGGCTATTTTAACCAGCCCTATTATATCCCCTGCTAAATGGCAAACCATCCTTAATATGCAACGTGAAGGATTTGCTAAAGAAATTATAGACCTTAATTATGATCCTAGCATTGGTTTAGAAGCAGCCATCAAAAAAGTAGTGGAACAAGCAGAACAAGCTGTTAGAAATGGTAAAAGTCAGCTTATTCTTTCTGACCGTAATATCGCTGCTGACAAGCTACCTATTCACGCTGCACTAGCGGTAGGTGCTGTACAACACCATATGATAGCCACTGGCTTACGCTGTGAGTGTAATATTCTTGTAGAAACAGCAACCGCCCGCGACCCACACCAATTTGCTGTGTTAATCGGCTTTGGTGCTAGCGTGGTTTATCCTTACCTAGCTTATGAAGTATTAGCTGATCTAGTGCGTACAGGTGAAGTAGTAGGCGATCTTTACGAAGTATTTAAATACTACCGTAAAGGTATTTCTAAAGGCCTTAAGAAAATTCTTTCTAAAATGGGTATCTCCACTATTTCCTCTTACCGTGGAGCGCAACTTTTTGAGGCAGTGGGTTTATCTTCTGAAATAACTAACCTTTGTTTCCGTGGTGTACCAAGCCGTATTGAAGGTGCTCGTTTTATCGATTTAGAAGCTGAACAAAAGCTACTAGCTATTGAAGCATGGGATACTCGTAAAACCATTCAAAAAGGTGGTTTGCTGAAATTTATCTACAATGGTGAATATCACGCTTACAATCCTGATGTAGTACAACTACTACAAGAAGCTGTACAAACAGGTAACTATGCAAAATTCAAAGAATATGCACAAGCAGTAGATACACGTCCTGTTTCAATGATTCGTGACTTATTTAATGTTAAGGCACTAAATACACCTTTACCATTAGATAAGGTTGAACCTATTGGTGCCATTCTAAAACGTTTTGATTCTGCTGGTATTTCATTAGGTGCACTATCACCAGAAGCACATGAAGCTTTAGCTGAAGCTATGAATCGTCTTGGTGCACGATCTAATTCAGGTGAAGGTGGTGAAGACCCTGCTCGCTATGGCACCATTAGAATGTCTAAAATCAAGCAGGTTGCTACAGGTCGCTTTGGTGTAACACCAGAATACTTAGTCAACGCTGAAGTATTACAGATTAAAATTGCCCAAGGCGCAAAACCAGGTGAAGGTGGACAATTGCCTGGTGGTAAAGTGAATGGCTTAATTGCTCGACTACGTTATGCCGTGCCAGGGGTTACATTGATTTCACCTCCACCTCATCATGATATTTATTCTATTGAAGACTTAGCACAGCTAATATTTGACCTCAAACAGGTTAATCCACAAGCCTTAGTATCGGTTAAATTAGTGGCTGAAGCTGGAGTAGGAACCATTGCTGCTGGTGTCGCAAAAGCTTATGCCGATTTAATCACTATCTCTGGTTATGATGGTGGTACAGGTGCCTCTCCTATTTCCTCTATCAAATATGCAGGAGCACCTTGGGAATTAGGTTTAGCAGAAACTCACCAAACATTACGGGGTAATGATCTACGTGGCAAAGTCAGAGTACAAACGGATGGTGGCTTAAAAACAGGCTTAGATGTTATTAAAGCAGCTATTTTAGGGGCTGAGAGCTTTGGCTTTGGTACTGCACCAATGATTGCTTTAGGCTGTAAATACTTACGTATTTGTCACCTTAACAATTGTGCCACAGGTGTTGCCACTCAAAATGATCGTCTTCGTAAAGAACACTTTATTGGTACTGTTGAAATGGTCACCAATTTCTTCCAATTTATTGCTGAAGATACTCGCGAATGGTTAGCTAAGTTGGGCGTAACCAGCTTAGCGGAAATCATTGGTCGCACGGATTTATTAGAAGTTTTATCAGGTGAAACAGATAAACAAGCTAACTTAGATCTATCACCCTTACTGGCTAACAGCCAAATTAAAGATAAACCACAGTTCTGCGAGGTAGCAAATAATCCACCTTTTGATAAAGGGTTACTAGCCGAACGCATGGTTGAAATGGCCATGCCTGCCATTGAATCACTGTCTGGTGGAGAATTTGAACTCAATATCTGTAACTGTGATCGCTCCATAGGCGCAAGAGTATCTGGTGTAGTTGCTAAATTACATGGTAACCAAGGCATGTCTCAAAAGCCTATTACTTTCCGTTTCACAGGAACAGCAGGACAAAGTTTTGGGGTATGGAATGCTGGTGGTTTACATCTTCATTTAGTAGGCGATGCTAATGACTATGTGGGTAAAGGTATGACAGGCGGTAAGATTGTGATTACGCCACCCAAAGACAGCACCCTTAAAACCCAAGAGTCAGCTATTGTAGGTAATACCTGTTTATACGGCGCCACAGGAGGAAAACTCTTTGTAGCAGGTACAGCGGGCGAACGCTTTGGCGTACGTAACTCTGGTGCTCATGCGGTTGTTGAAGGAACAGGCGATCACTGCTGTGAATATATGACAGGTGGCTTCATCTGCGTATTAGGAAAAACAGGTTATAACTTCGGTTCAGGTATGACAGGTGGCTTTGCCTATGTATTAGACCTAGACCGTACGTTTGTGGATTTAGTTAATCATGATCTGGTAGAAATTCAACGGATTAGCAAAGAAACAATGGAAGCCTATCGCAACCATTTAGAAAGTGTATTGGATGAATATGTGGCTGAAACAGGAAGCACTTGGGGTAAAGAAATAGCTGATAATTTAGATGATTACATCCGTAGTTTTTGGTTAGTTAAACCTAAAGCAGCCAATTTAAAAATGCTGTTAAGCAGCACCCGAGCAAATCCACAATAA
- a CDS encoding sulfatase-like hydrolase/transferase, which produces MNNQLNIKSLIYTACLLLILPNFIFVIATYWTGDNRSIFNIDYLLPFICLIFHNRLVRAIGIILFVFIFLIDILLIVLQHYPSFHFRDSLYLISFIFSGPKIFLVYATAVIAIIAIEAIILWQFTKKVTINNLLAVTLILILGNTACYLIEQNNGQETNIYHTPFASSNSVYFIKNQEANFSNLLGGDLLAPSPYYHATTPWTNVIQQHQPLNQKLLLIVVESWGQPLNQAIQEDILKTLKTKTDSFEYFKQGDFLFRGFTVEGELRELCQLYPSTVDLYQIKTGFQNCMPHTLNKLGYETQAIHGGSSTIYGRKEWYPKAGFKTQTFQEELNKPVNCIPFNGICDWDILPFLKQSFAQDKKLFNYWLTLTAHYTYYQHDIHNERFNCTTYNLPETGDACRSLKLQAQFFDYIAEFVTSPEMQGVEVIIVGDHPPPLFKASEIALFKTKEMQDGKVGWIHFKIKDKSLQ; this is translated from the coding sequence ATGAATAATCAGTTAAACATAAAGTCGCTTATTTATACAGCCTGTCTATTATTAATATTACCTAATTTTATTTTTGTTATTGCAACTTATTGGACTGGCGATAATCGATCAATTTTTAATATTGATTATTTACTTCCTTTTATCTGTCTAATTTTTCATAATCGACTAGTAAGAGCAATAGGTATTATATTATTTGTATTTATTTTTCTAATAGATATCTTACTAATTGTATTACAACACTATCCAAGTTTTCATTTTAGAGACAGTCTTTATTTAATTAGTTTTATTTTTTCAGGCCCTAAAATTTTTCTTGTTTATGCCACAGCAGTTATTGCTATTATAGCTATAGAAGCGATTATTTTATGGCAATTCACTAAGAAAGTGACTATTAATAATCTATTAGCAGTTACCTTAATACTTATTTTAGGTAATACTGCTTGTTACTTAATAGAACAAAATAATGGCCAAGAAACAAATATTTACCATACGCCCTTTGCCAGTAGCAATTCTGTCTATTTTATAAAAAACCAAGAAGCCAATTTTTCAAATTTATTAGGTGGCGATTTATTAGCACCTAGCCCTTATTACCACGCTACTACACCTTGGACAAATGTCATACAACAACATCAACCCTTAAATCAGAAACTTCTTTTAATAGTGGTTGAGTCGTGGGGGCAACCTTTAAATCAAGCTATTCAAGAAGATATATTAAAAACACTAAAAACCAAAACGGATTCTTTTGAATATTTTAAGCAAGGTGATTTTTTATTTCGTGGCTTTACTGTTGAGGGAGAACTACGAGAACTTTGCCAGCTTTATCCTTCTACAGTGGATCTTTACCAAATAAAAACTGGCTTTCAAAATTGTATGCCCCACACACTTAATAAATTAGGTTATGAAACACAAGCAATCCATGGTGGTAGTAGCACTATTTATGGTAGAAAAGAATGGTATCCTAAAGCAGGATTTAAAACTCAAACCTTTCAAGAAGAATTAAACAAGCCTGTTAACTGTATACCTTTTAATGGTATCTGTGATTGGGATATTTTACCATTTCTCAAGCAATCCTTTGCTCAAGATAAAAAGCTCTTCAATTATTGGTTAACATTAACTGCACACTATACCTATTATCAACATGATATACATAATGAGCGATTTAACTGCACAACCTATAATTTACCAGAAACAGGAGACGCTTGTCGTAGCCTCAAGTTACAAGCGCAATTTTTTGATTATATAGCAGAGTTTGTGACCTCACCAGAAATGCAAGGTGTAGAAGTTATTATAGTAGGAGATCATCCGCCCCCGCTGTTTAAAGCGAGCGAGATTGCCTTATTTAAAACAAAAGAAATGCAAGATGGAAAAGTTGGCTGGATTCATTTCAAAATAAAAGATAAATCTTTACAATAA
- a CDS encoding DNA-3-methyladenine glycosylase I translates to MDKQRCYWCTADAEYRAYHDKEWGVPSYNAQHLFEMLLLEGFQAGLSWLTVLKKRENYRKVLFNFDPHKIATMSDDYIEQLLQDKGIIRNRLKVNAARKNAMAWLKLEDPVQFIWSFVGSKPKINHFKKMEQIPVTIAESDAMSKALKKLGFTFVGSTICYAYMQAVGMVMDHTTDCFRYKQIIDKLNK, encoded by the coding sequence ATGGATAAGCAGCGTTGCTATTGGTGTACTGCCGATGCTGAATATAGAGCCTATCATGATAAGGAATGGGGAGTACCTAGTTATAATGCGCAGCACTTGTTTGAAATGTTACTGCTAGAAGGGTTTCAAGCTGGGCTTTCATGGTTAACTGTACTGAAAAAACGAGAGAATTATCGAAAAGTGTTGTTTAATTTTGATCCTCATAAAATAGCAACAATGTCTGATGATTATATTGAGCAGTTATTACAAGATAAAGGAATTATCCGTAATCGATTGAAAGTAAATGCTGCGCGTAAAAATGCAATGGCTTGGTTGAAGCTTGAGGATCCAGTGCAATTTATTTGGTCGTTTGTTGGTAGTAAACCCAAAATAAATCATTTTAAAAAAATGGAGCAGATACCTGTCACTATTGCAGAATCAGACGCAATGAGTAAGGCATTAAAAAAACTAGGTTTTACGTTTGTTGGTTCAACCATTTGTTATGCTTATATGCAAGCTGTAGGTATGGTGATGGACCACACCACAGATTGCTTTAGGTATAAGCAAATAATAGATAAACTTAATAAATAA